In a genomic window of Scyliorhinus torazame isolate Kashiwa2021f chromosome 5, sScyTor2.1, whole genome shotgun sequence:
- the LOC140418509 gene encoding uncharacterized protein, with translation MEKPWKCGDCGKGFGAPSHLEIHRCSHTGEKPFTCFLCGKGFTQLSTLRRHQRVHTGERPFTCSQCGKGFSHSYTLWTHQRVHTGERPFTCSQCGKGFSDSSTLRRHQRVHTGERPFTCSQCGKAFSDSSTLQTHHKFTLGRGHSPPPCGHTSEFTVGRGHSPALTVGRASLGYPSCGHTSEFTVGRGHSPALSVGRDLFNCPPYSDTSEFTLGRGHSPALNVGRDSLGYPSCGHTSEFTLGRGRPPLNVRRDCMFHRTCSDTNNFTVDYRSWILLLLFLLYIQDCILFILTGSQWGWSEGFFLLDWQVSSFCLQWADAL, from the coding sequence ATggaaaaaccgtggaaatgtggggactgtgggaagggattcggagcCCCATCGCACCTGGAGATTCATCGATGCagtcatactggggagaagccgttcacctgctttctgtgtgggaaaggattcacacagttatccaccctgcggagacatcagcgagttcacactggggagaggccattcacctgctctcagtgtgggaagggattcagtcattcatacACCCTgtggacacatcagcgagttcacactggggagaggccgttcacctgctctcagtgtgggaagggattcagtgattcatccaccctgcggagacatcagcgagttcacactggggagaggccattcacctgctctcagtgtgggaaggcattcagtgattcatccaccctgcagacgcaccacaagttcacattggggagaggccattcacctccaccctgcggacacaccagcgagttcacagtggggagaggccattcacctgctctcactgtgggaagggcttcactcggttatccatcctgcggacacaccagcgagttcacagtggggagaggccattcacctgctctcagtgtgggaagggatttattcaatTGTCCACCCTACagcgacaccagcgagttcacactggggagaggccattcacctgctctcaatgtgggaagggattcactcggttatccatcctgcggacacaccagcgagttcacactggggagaggccgtccacctctcaatgtgagacgggattgcatgtttcatcgGACTTgcagtgacaccaacaatttcacagtcgattacaggagttggattctgctgttattgtttctgctctacatccaggactgcattttgttcattctgacaggtagtcagtggggatggtcagagggtttctttctgctggactggcaggTCTCATcattttgcctccagtgggctgatgctctttga
- the LOC140418512 gene encoding uncharacterized protein — protein MEKPWKGVDSELEVHRRSHTGERLFTCSQCRKGFTRLSSLQTHQRVHTGERPFICSQCGKGFSQSATLQTHRRVHTGERPFTCTQCGKGFIDSSTLQRHQRVHTGEKPFTCSQCGKGFTQLSSLQVHQRIHTGEKPFTCSQCGQRFRASFPLRRHQRIHTGEKPFTCSQCGKAFSHSSTLQRHQRVHTGERPFTCSQCGKGFGDSSTLRRHQQVHTGETSFICSQCGKGFSDFSTLQRHQCVHTEERPLTCSQ, from the coding sequence atggagaaaccgtggaaaggtGTGGACTCTGAGCTGGaggttcatcgacgcagtcacactggggagaggctgttcacctgctctcagtgtaggaagggattcactcggttatccagcctgcagacacatcagcgagtccacactggggagaggccattcatctgctctcagtgtgggaagggattcagtcagtcagccACCTTGCAGACACATcgacgagttcatactggggagaggccattcacctgcactcagtgtgggaagggattcattgattcatccactctgcagagacaccagcgagttcacactggggagaagccatttacctgctctcagtgtgggaagggattcacacagttatctagCCTGCAGgtacaccaacgaattcacactggggagaagccattcacctgctcgcagtgtgggcagagattccgtGCTTCATTCcctctgcggagacatcagcgaattcatactggggagaagccattcacctgctctcagtgtgggaaggcattcagtcattcatccaccctgcagagacatcaacgagttcacactggggagaggccattcacctgctctcagtgtgggaagggattcggtgattcatccaccctgcggagacatcagcaagttcacactggggagacgtcattcatctgctctcagtgtgggaagggattcagtgatttttccaccctgcagagacaccagtgtGTTCATACTGAGGAGAGGCCACTCACCTGCTCTCAGTGA